The Paenibacillus sp. FSL H7-0357 nucleotide sequence TTCAATTTGTCCAAAGACGGAGTAGTGCAAGACAGGCGATTACGGGAGGCGATTCATCTTGCGCTGGACCGGAAGCAAATGATTCGGGAGCTGCAGGGGAAAAGAGCCGTGACTTCTTCAGGCTTTGATCCCGGGTGGAATGACCCCGCATATGGCTCTGATTTGGATGAAGCCAAAGCTCTGCTGCGAGCCTCTACTTATGCCGGTGAAGTCTTGCAGCTGTACACCTATGAGTATTTCAGCAATGAAGAGGATGTGCGCTGGATCCGGCAGGAGTGCGGCAAGCTGGGCGTTAAGGTGGAAATAAATGTGCTGCCTATTCTGGAGCTGTCGCAAGCTGGGGTGATTGTGCAGGCAGATATGATCTTCGTTGGTGAAGTGCTGGGCGGGCAGCCCTCGATTGCTTTAATTGAGATGTACCGGTCTCCTAACGGTTATATCCGCAACCATTTAGATGCTGCCACGTTGGCAAAAGTCGATGGACGAATCCGGGATGCTCTGGAAACTGCCGATCCGGAGCAGAGAATGCAGATTTTGAGCGGGATCGAGGCGGAGCTGAAGCGGCAGTGCAGTGTGCTTTTTATGTATCATAGTGTGCAGACAGTCGGGCATGAGAAATCGCTGCATGGGATCGAGATGAATGCCTGGGGCAAAATCGACTACAAGGAAATATGGATTAAGTAAGAACATATAATAGGTTCAGGAAGGTTTATTCTATCATAAAACAATCAAAATATATTGTAAAACGATAAATTATATGTTAAATTCAAAACGGTAATACTTCATTAATTAAGAAAGGCTAAAAGCTGCCCGGCGAGGAGATAACATTATTGAAACCAATAACACAACTTTTGCATTTTGGCTATCATCAGGCGATGAGCTGCATTTTTCCGATTGCGATCTTTGGGACCTTAGCTCTTTCCGGTGCAATAGATGTGCCTTTCGTTTACCGTTATGATGCCATTCTTTTCATATTGCTTACTGTGCAGTACCTCATGTACCGCAGTGGATTAGAGACATGGGATGAGATTAAAGTGATCTGTATATTTCACTGTATTGGACTGTTGCTGGAAATATATAAGGTGAGTATGGGATCATGGTCATACCCGGAGCCCGGGCTTACGAAAATATTCGGTGTACCGCTCTATAGCGGTTTTATGTATGCAAGTGTTGCAAGTTTTATGTGCCAGGTATGGCGTAGACTGAAGATGGACATGACCGGCTGGCCGGGGCTTACTTCTGCGGGATTACTGGGAGGAGCCATCTATCTGAACTTTTTCACACATCATTTTATTCCCGATTTTCGCTGGTGGCTGACGGCGCTTGTGCTCATTGTTTTTTGGAAAACTTGGATCATCTATCGGGTACGGACCGTTACTTATCGAATGCCCTTGACACTGGCTTTTTTCATCGTAGGTTTTTTTATCTGGTTAGCCGAAAATATAGCTACATTTTTTAATGCCTGGAAATATCCTGACCAGTACCAAGCCTGGCAAGTGGTTAGCTTCAGTAAGATCAGCTCGTGGTTCCTACTGGTGATCATCAGCGTTATTATTGTGGCCCAACTAAAACATGTTAAAGCGAACCGTATTACAAAAGGGTAAGGGTCCAGCTAAGATTAAGCAAACGGGACACGATAGTACAATAAAACAGTGGCAGTCCAGGACAATATTCTCGTCCATGGCTGCCGCTGTTTTTTGTTGTGTTCAGGAAACGCAGCGCACGAGGCTGGGCTGGATTATTATTACATAAAACTTTCCCTAGTGAAAATTAGTTTGACATTAGAAACAAATGCCTTTATTTTTATATATATAAATAAGTTTCATTAGGGAAACATATTTTCCTTAATGCACATTATTGAATCTTATCTATTCTATGAACCAGGAGGAGAAACAAATGAGGAACCTGTGGGTGGAGAGAACGAGAAAATTAGGTGTGGGTGCATTGCTGTCTTTGGCACTTGTAATCACGGCCTGTAATGAGAAGGAGAGCGGGAACGCAGCAGAAGGGACAGACAAAGACACCATTGCTGTGGTTACGACCATTTCACAGATTGCAGAGCCTATAACGATTATTGGCGGAGATAAAGTACAGGTACAGAGTCTTATGGGACCGGGTGTGGATCCCCATCTGTATAATGCCACTCAAGGAGATATAGCCAAGCTGGGCGGTGCAGATCTGGTCCTGTACAGCGGCTTGCATCTGGAGGGCCAAATGCATGAGGTGTTCCAAGAGATCGGCAAAACGAGGCCGACAGTAGCGATAGCTGAGAGTATCCCGGAAGACCAGCTGCTCACAAATGAACTGGGAGACACGGACCCCCATGTATGGTTTGATATCGACCTCTGGAAGCAGGCCCTCGGCAATGCAGCAGAGGAGCTGAAGAAGCTGGCCCCGGAGCATGCAGAATATTTTGAGAGCAATAAAGCGAAATACTTCGCAGAGCTGGACACGCTGAACACGGATTCAAAAGCCAAATTGGCACAGATTCCTGAAGCCCAGCGGACACTGGTTACCGCGCATGATGCATTCAGCTATTTTGGCAGGGCAAATGGTATTGAGGTAATAGGCTTGCAGGGACTGAGTACAGAGGATGAATTTGGCGTCTCTGACATTAACGATACTATTGACTTGCTGATTCAGAACAAAATTCCTGCCGTATTCGTAGAAAGCAGTATTAACCCGAAATCCATAGAGGCTGTGATTGAAGGAGCCAAGAGCAAGGGGCTGGAGGTCAAGCTCGGCGGCGAGCTGTTCTCCGATGCCATGGGCAATGCGGATACCGTTGAGGGTACTTATCTGGGAATGTATAAACATAACGTGGAAACGATCTATACTGCACTCAGCGGGGGAGGGAAATAAGATGAGCGATGTTCTAGTAGAAGGCTTAAATGCCTCTTACCGGCAAAATAAAGTATTGCACGATGTTTCCTTCAAGGTGCAGCCCGGCACGCTTACGGCGATCATCGGCCCGAACGGTGCCGGGAAATCGACCCTGCTCAAAGTGATGCTGGGCCTGCATCCCAAGCTGTCGGGCAGCGTATCTTTTTACGGCGCCGCCTTCTCCAAGGTGAAATCACGTATCGGTTATGTGCCGCAGCGGGGCTCCGTGGATTGGGATTTCCCGACGGATGCGCTGGATGTAGTCATGATGGGACTGTATGGCAAAGTTGGGTGGCTGAAATGGCCCAAAGCCAGTCACCGGCAGCAGGCATTACACGCCCTGGACCAGATGGGGATGGCCGATTACGCGCACCGCCAGATCAGCCAGCTGTCCGGCGGGCAGCAGCAGCGGGTGTTTCTGGCCAGGGCGCTGGTACAGGATTCTGACCTTTATTTTCTGGATGAGCCCTTGGCCGGGGTAGATGCCGCGACGGAGAAGGCGATTATGACGACACTCCAGCTATTGAAGGAGCAGGGCAAAACAGTGATGGTCGTACATCATGATCTACATACGGTAGAGGAGTATTTCGACCACGTGCTGCTGTTGAACCGTACGATTGTAGCCCACGGAAGTACCCGTGAGGCGTTTACCCAAGAGCAAGTGTACCGTGCCTATGGAGGTTCGCTTCGCTGGATCGGAGGCACCTAATGGATATAACCGGCATCTCACCCAACACACTCTGGGTATTATTTAGTACTTTAATTCTTGGGATCGCCTCAGGTTTGATCGGTTGTCTGGCGTACTGGAAACGCCAAAGCCTGATGAGCGACGCCCTTTCCCATGCGGCTTTGCCGGGAATTGTGATTGCTTTTACGATCGTTGGTGTCAAAAGCGTTCCGGCAATGATCGCCGGAGCGGCGCTAAGCGCAGTGCTCGGTTTTCTCTTTATCCAGTGGATTCAATCGTCCACCAAAATTAAAGAGGATACGGCGATGGGAATCGTGCTATCGATCTTTTTCGGACTTGGAATCATGCTGTTGTCCATTGTAAACCGGACGGCAGGCGGAGGCCAGAGCGGTCTGGATTCCTTCATATTTGGCCAGGCAGCTTCCATGACCGGTAAAGATGTTAAGATCATGCTGGTGCTGGCATTGATTGTGATCGCGTTCATATGGATCGGTTTCAAGGAGTGGAAGCTGTTTCTGTTCGATGCGGATTTTGCCAAGGGGCTGGGTTTGTCCGGGCGGGTGATGAACGGGATGTATATGAGCATGCTGATTCTTGTTATTGTCATCGGGATTCAGGCGGTAGGTGTCATCCTGATGTCGGCTCTCCTGATTATTCCCCCGGTAAGTGCGCGATACTGGACCCAGTCCTTCAAGCGGATGCTTATCATTTCCGCTGTATTCGGCGGGGGTGCCGGGGCCGCAGGAACATGGGTCAGCACACTGGGAAAAGGCTGGCCGACAGGACCCTTTATCGTTCTGGTCTCGTCTTCGCTGTTCCTTGTGTCGCTTGTCTTTGGCTTTCAGAAAGGCTGGCTGGCGAAGCTTCTTCACCTGCGGGCGCAAAAGAAAAAATCGGCGGAATCAGCACATCTGCATACGCCTGAGGAGGGGAAAGCGGTATGAGCTACACAGCCTGGATCTTGCTTACAGCTTCACTTGTCGGCTTAACCTGCGGAATAATTGGAACGTTCCTCATCCTTAGACGAATGGCAATGATGGCGGATGCCATCAGCCATAGTGTGCTGCTGGGGATCGTCGTTGCCTTCCTGATCACCAAGCAGCTGAGCGGCGGACATATGCTGATCGGCTCCATCATCGCCGGTCTGCTGACAGCCATGCTGGTCCAATTCCTGCACTCCCGCGGCGTAGCCCAGGATGCTTCCATTGGTGTAGTCTTCACCACATTGTTCGCAGTCGGTGTAGTTCTGATTGCAACAAAGGTAGGGAATGCACATCTAGATGTAAAACACGCATTGATGGGTGAAATTACATTTGTTCCGTGGACTACAGTGGAGCTGCCTTGGATAGGTGCCGTTCCTCAAGCAACGCTAATGCTGTTCATTGTACTCATTATTGTTCTTGCCGTTATTCTTGCATTGTATAAAGAATGGAAGATTACATCGTTTGACCCGGCGCTTGCGGCCAGTCTTGGACTTCCGGTCGTATTGATGCATTATCTGTTCATGACGCTTGTATCGGTAACAACGGTGGCCTCATTTGATGCCGTCGGGGCAATTATGGTCGTAGCCATGCTGATTACCCCGGCTGCGTCCGCTTATCTATGGACAGACCGTCTTTCGGTCATGCTGATGCTCAGCGCCGGTTTTGGCGTCCTCTCTGCAGTCGCGGGTTACTATATTGCAGTGTGGCTGGACACCTCAATTTCAGGCTCCATGGCCTTTGCTACCGGACTTGTATTTATAGCAAGCTTCCTGGGTTCTCCGTCAAGCGGCGTGTTGTCCCGGTTTTTCCGGGCTCCAGCAGTGATTGAGGAATAGCATAAGCCAGTACTTTCCTCTGTGATGCGGGCAGACCATATTAATCTGCTTGAAGGCGGATGTATTGCGGACCGTGGAAGCCACAGCGAATTATGGAGCCGCAACG carries:
- a CDS encoding DUF817 domain-containing protein, producing the protein MKPITQLLHFGYHQAMSCIFPIAIFGTLALSGAIDVPFVYRYDAILFILLTVQYLMYRSGLETWDEIKVICIFHCIGLLLEIYKVSMGSWSYPEPGLTKIFGVPLYSGFMYASVASFMCQVWRRLKMDMTGWPGLTSAGLLGGAIYLNFFTHHFIPDFRWWLTALVLIVFWKTWIIYRVRTVTYRMPLTLAFFIVGFFIWLAENIATFFNAWKYPDQYQAWQVVSFSKISSWFLLVIISVIIVAQLKHVKANRITKG
- a CDS encoding metal ABC transporter solute-binding protein, Zn/Mn family, with the translated sequence MRNLWVERTRKLGVGALLSLALVITACNEKESGNAAEGTDKDTIAVVTTISQIAEPITIIGGDKVQVQSLMGPGVDPHLYNATQGDIAKLGGADLVLYSGLHLEGQMHEVFQEIGKTRPTVAIAESIPEDQLLTNELGDTDPHVWFDIDLWKQALGNAAEELKKLAPEHAEYFESNKAKYFAELDTLNTDSKAKLAQIPEAQRTLVTAHDAFSYFGRANGIEVIGLQGLSTEDEFGVSDINDTIDLLIQNKIPAVFVESSINPKSIEAVIEGAKSKGLEVKLGGELFSDAMGNADTVEGTYLGMYKHNVETIYTALSGGGK
- a CDS encoding metal ABC transporter ATP-binding protein, coding for MSDVLVEGLNASYRQNKVLHDVSFKVQPGTLTAIIGPNGAGKSTLLKVMLGLHPKLSGSVSFYGAAFSKVKSRIGYVPQRGSVDWDFPTDALDVVMMGLYGKVGWLKWPKASHRQQALHALDQMGMADYAHRQISQLSGGQQQRVFLARALVQDSDLYFLDEPLAGVDAATEKAIMTTLQLLKEQGKTVMVVHHDLHTVEEYFDHVLLLNRTIVAHGSTREAFTQEQVYRAYGGSLRWIGGT
- a CDS encoding metal ABC transporter permease, which translates into the protein MDITGISPNTLWVLFSTLILGIASGLIGCLAYWKRQSLMSDALSHAALPGIVIAFTIVGVKSVPAMIAGAALSAVLGFLFIQWIQSSTKIKEDTAMGIVLSIFFGLGIMLLSIVNRTAGGGQSGLDSFIFGQAASMTGKDVKIMLVLALIVIAFIWIGFKEWKLFLFDADFAKGLGLSGRVMNGMYMSMLILVIVIGIQAVGVILMSALLIIPPVSARYWTQSFKRMLIISAVFGGGAGAAGTWVSTLGKGWPTGPFIVLVSSSLFLVSLVFGFQKGWLAKLLHLRAQKKKSAESAHLHTPEEGKAV
- a CDS encoding metal ABC transporter permease produces the protein MSYTAWILLTASLVGLTCGIIGTFLILRRMAMMADAISHSVLLGIVVAFLITKQLSGGHMLIGSIIAGLLTAMLVQFLHSRGVAQDASIGVVFTTLFAVGVVLIATKVGNAHLDVKHALMGEITFVPWTTVELPWIGAVPQATLMLFIVLIIVLAVILALYKEWKITSFDPALAASLGLPVVLMHYLFMTLVSVTTVASFDAVGAIMVVAMLITPAASAYLWTDRLSVMLMLSAGFGVLSAVAGYYIAVWLDTSISGSMAFATGLVFIASFLGSPSSGVLSRFFRAPAVIEE